One Salvia splendens isolate huo1 chromosome 1, SspV2, whole genome shotgun sequence genomic window, GAAGGAATGTtcaaaaaggttttattatatGTAAATTCAGTCGGTTTAAATTTATTTCAAGtacaataaataatattttttactatACTATATTACTTTTGATAAATGATATTACTAACTAATTAAAGTCAGTAGCAAACTGAAATTAATCAATGAGTATTGAAATCTTAAACCcggtaaataaattaaattgaaaggcAGTCTGAATTACTTGTAGTTTAGATATTAACGAGcaatcaatattattttttatagtggTCCAAAACAATATTCTTTTGAATTTGGATTAAATTAGActcaattttattaattactccctccgtccacgaataggagtcacattcctatccggcacgggttttaagaaatgttaagaaaagtgggtggaagaaagtcagcggaatatgagtctcacttatatatattacttttaaataatatgtgagtgaagtgagttagttgaatgtgaGGCCTTTTACCACTTATAGTAATTATGAATCGGAActcttacactatttatagtttaagttagaattaatatatttaattaatatgttagattaagttaagaattcatttattaaatgatgtctcattacccttaaaattctaatttaattacattaaaaaatcaaTCTAAAATTTActgcctaaaatgaaaagtgcaagtgatatgggatggagggagtacataaatTCTCGTGTAGTCTCGAATgtctttatgtttttttttgggacggatggagtattttttttaatgagttCCTAAACGGGTCGATAGATCCGATTCGATTAATTCTACGAGGAGGAGGCGTATCTATTAACTTTGAGACTGTTAGGTTTTTTCGGCTAAAAATTCCAAATTCTTGACACAGTGCCGCCATTAATCTTTGATCTCCGATTAGGACTCGCTAAACCCTAGAAAAAGTGACTGTATACCAATGGCAGGCGGCGGCGAGAGCAGCATCTTACGCTACTTCAAGAAAGGAGCCGAAGTCGAGGTAAACAGCGACGACGATGGATTTCGCGGGTCTTGGTTCGCGGCCACTGTGATCCGGGCGCCGAAAGATGAATCCTCCAAGGTCCTGGTGGAGTACAAGACCTTGACGGAGGACGAGGCGGGCAAGCGGCCGTTGAGGGAGCCGCTGAGGCTGGTGCAGCTACGCCCTCCGCCGCCTCATGAAAATCGCCCCTCCTTCGAGTTCAGCGACGAAGTGGATGCATACTACAACGACGGGTGGTGGGAGGGGGTGATCACCCAGAAATTTGAGGGGAAGGATAAATATACTGTCTTTTTCCGTGGGTCGAGGGAGGAGCTGTCATTTACGGCCTCGCAGTTGAGGCCGCACCGCGAGTGGGTCACGGGGGAGAAGTGGGTCCCGCCTTTGCTCCCCTACTCCCACGCCAATGTAAGCATACCTCCCtcatctttattcattttttctttcttaattaCAATTTTCAGTTTTTTGCCCTTTTTGATAATAGAGCTGTATAAGTAGAGAAGATTTGAAGTAAAGAGCCTACTGTTTGCTTGGTGATTGAATCAACTCATTAGCTAAAAGTATTTCTCAAATGGATTTTCTTGCTGAAATTGGAACCAATTTAGTGTAACGTACCATTTCTGTTGCATAATAGTATAACCATTGGGATTATGCAtcttatggagtactattaCTTACTAATTTTGTGGTTCATAGCCTAATTAGGTGTTTTATACTAGCGTTGAGAAAGTTACGGTATTCATATGGGACTGAAGAATTGGAGTTGTTGGGGCCTCATCTTATTTCATCTCAAAAAGGAAATAGAACCAAAACAGTTTAGCATATCATACTTAGCCTTATGTACTGAGTTCTAATACTTTAGATTTGTTTACGGCCCATAGTTCTGATGCGTGATGTGCAAAACCCGAGGTGTAACATTTCAATATACAAACACATTTGCTGGATTGAAAATAAATCCATACAGTATCATAAGGTGATATGCTGTTATGTGAAAACAATTTTCTCAATAACTATCTTAGTAGTTTCCTTTTTTAATAGtgaaaatgtaaattgtttcttattttcattttctaattatGGGATTAAGTTATTTCGCTTAGTCTCTCTACAATATAGGCTAGCCTCCTTGGTTGTCAAATGTCAATGACTAAGAGCTTGTGTCACATGTCTTGCCTTTTAATACAGAAAACTCCGTTGTCAGCTGAAGCGGAAGACAGCACGGTGGCAACTGAACATAACTGTAACCCAGGAAACCATGCGGAAGCCAGTAGGGATAAAGATGGTTTTGAAAATGGATCCATACAGTATCATAAGGTGATATGCTGTTATGTGAAATCAATTTTCTCAATAATTTCCTTATTAGTTTCCTTTTTTAATAATGAAAAAATGTAGATGTTTCCTCATTTTACTTTTCTAACTGTGGGATTGAGTTAGTTcgctctgtctctctctctcagcaATAAAGGCTATCCTCCTTGATTGTCGATTACTAAGAGCTTGTGCTCATAAAGGTCTTGCCTTTTAATACAGAAAACTCCGTCATCAGCTGAAGCGAAAGACAACATGGTGGCGACTAAACATAACTTCAACTCAGGAGACCATGCGGAAGCCAGTAGCGATGAAGATGGTTTTGAAGGTGCTTGGTTTCCTGTAACTGTTCTCGAGAAAA contains:
- the LOC121799463 gene encoding protein AGENET DOMAIN (AGD)-CONTAINING P1-like codes for the protein MAGGGESSILRYFKKGAEVEVNSDDDGFRGSWFAATVIRAPKDESSKVLVEYKTLTEDEAGKRPLREPLRLVQLRPPPPHENRPSFEFSDEVDAYYNDGWWEGVITQKFEGKDKYTVFFRGSREELSFTASQLRPHREWVTGEKWVPPLLPYSHANKTPLSAEAEDSTVATEHNCNPGNHAEASRDKDGFENGSIQYHKKTPSSAEAKDNMVATKHNFNSGDHAEASSDEDGFEGAWFPVTVLEKTAAGKYLIEYKKLMNDDGTGFLREEINELHLRPSPPDVGVVDRFKVNDQVDAFYNDCWWVGRVTKVLVKERYSVYFENPPEELKFEHSDLRVHQEWRNGKWHFF